Proteins found in one Maridesulfovibrio sp. genomic segment:
- a CDS encoding methylated-DNA--[protein]-cysteine S-methyltransferase, producing the protein MIVYHTRFMTSFCEIILVGNAQGLSHLHMQITEGQRAFKIKPDWERNDEFFADVRKQIEEFAAGNRSRFDVKLNPQGTDFQKKVWAELCRIPCGETRSYKEVAAALGNEKASRAVGFANSKNPIPLIIPCHRVIAANGGPGGFAYGVKTKLKILEHEKSM; encoded by the coding sequence ATGATCGTTTACCACACAAGATTTATGACTTCTTTTTGTGAGATAATTCTCGTCGGTAACGCGCAGGGCCTGTCTCATCTGCATATGCAGATCACCGAAGGGCAGCGTGCTTTCAAAATCAAGCCGGACTGGGAGCGTAATGATGAATTCTTTGCCGATGTACGAAAGCAAATTGAGGAATTCGCAGCCGGTAATCGATCCCGTTTCGATGTAAAATTAAACCCACAGGGTACGGATTTTCAGAAAAAAGTCTGGGCTGAATTGTGCAGGATTCCATGCGGAGAGACAAGATCCTACAAAGAAGTTGCGGCGGCTCTGGGTAATGAAAAAGCGAGTCGGGCTGTAGGCTTCGCTAACAGCAAAAATCCTATCCCTCTCATCATTCCATGCCACAGAGTTATTGCCGCAAATGGCGGTCCTGGTGGATTCGCATACGGTGTGAAAACCAAGCTGAAAATATTAGAACATGAAAAATCTATGTAA
- a CDS encoding LysE family translocator produces the protein MLETVFTLLAICFLARMSPGPDMMLLIHHAGTVSQGTGRGFFRGAPAAYGCVLGVCLGLTVHVSLSVLGLAILLKSHSLIYNGLRYAGSFYLLYIGYRCFTDTGVVDFAEEGGDLTGVSFAQGLKDGLFCNLLNPKVTLFILSVFMQLVGPDAGFGEKVVYGSVIIFEALFGWGLFVFFLNTSIVQSVYGKHVGTINRITGLILFLLGGLIFFTG, from the coding sequence ATGCTCGAAACAGTCTTCACACTGCTGGCGATATGTTTCCTGGCCCGCATGAGTCCGGGACCGGACATGATGCTGCTGATCCATCATGCGGGAACCGTTTCGCAAGGAACAGGACGTGGATTCTTCCGGGGCGCTCCGGCGGCATACGGGTGTGTACTCGGCGTCTGCCTCGGGTTAACGGTTCACGTGAGTCTGTCCGTGCTGGGGCTTGCTATTCTGCTTAAGAGCCATTCTCTTATTTATAATGGATTGCGTTACGCTGGATCTTTTTATCTGCTTTACATAGGTTACCGGTGCTTTACAGATACCGGCGTGGTAGACTTTGCAGAAGAAGGTGGTGATCTCACCGGGGTTAGTTTTGCTCAGGGCTTGAAAGACGGCCTTTTTTGTAATCTGCTCAACCCGAAAGTGACTTTGTTTATTCTTAGTGTATTCATGCAGTTAGTCGGACCTGATGCCGGGTTCGGTGAGAAAGTAGTTTACGGATCAGTCATAATATTCGAGGCGCTTTTCGGTTGGGGACTGTTTGTGTTTTTTTTGAATACCTCAATAGTACAGAGTGTTTACGGGAAGCATGTGGGCACAATAAACAGGATTACGGGACTAATCCTTTTTCTGCTCGGCGGGTTGATCTTTTTTACCGGGTAG
- a CDS encoding multidrug effflux MFS transporter: MPNFLFITMLAAFPALSTDMYLPALPTIQEQWGISLAEVNLSLVLFFILFSFFMLIYGPLSDKFGRKPVLMCGVGIYVLGSVLCVLSTNIWFLVTARIIQACGAASAAALGMALAKDLYTGVERQKVLAYIGVIIPLCPMLAPLLGSFMLKFLSWKWIFGCQAFLASLAFYGTVVFKDSDFEKTTGGVGVMLSRYLVVLKNIEFTTYCFAFSVIGVGFFGFLAGSADIYIRDYGMTEQQYAVFFGLNAIGFMVGSFTCSRLCVGYSSMAILKVSLSGVLLASLGILFSSGSVYTFAVPMLLMTFSIGVSRPISNHMILETVDKDIGVASALLTFSYFILGAAAMQFISFGWASKIHMIGRMGVISGAIPLLSLFWMGRRARA; encoded by the coding sequence ATGCCTAATTTCCTTTTTATTACCATGCTGGCGGCTTTTCCCGCCCTGTCTACAGACATGTATCTTCCGGCTCTGCCCACAATTCAGGAGCAGTGGGGTATTTCCCTCGCCGAAGTGAACTTGTCGCTGGTGCTCTTCTTTATACTTTTCAGCTTTTTTATGCTCATTTACGGTCCGTTGTCCGATAAATTCGGCCGTAAACCCGTGCTCATGTGCGGAGTCGGGATCTATGTGCTGGGAAGTGTTCTTTGCGTTCTTTCTACCAACATTTGGTTTCTGGTTACTGCCCGTATTATACAGGCCTGCGGCGCAGCGTCCGCAGCAGCTCTGGGTATGGCACTGGCAAAGGATCTATACACCGGAGTAGAGCGGCAGAAAGTTCTGGCTTACATTGGGGTAATTATCCCTTTATGCCCAATGCTTGCCCCTCTGCTGGGCAGTTTTATGCTGAAATTTTTGTCGTGGAAATGGATTTTTGGTTGCCAGGCCTTTCTTGCTTCGCTGGCTTTTTACGGAACAGTTGTGTTTAAGGATTCTGATTTTGAAAAGACTACGGGCGGAGTCGGGGTCATGCTTTCCCGCTATCTTGTGGTGCTCAAAAATATTGAGTTCACCACCTACTGCTTTGCCTTTTCTGTTATAGGAGTTGGTTTTTTCGGTTTTCTGGCCGGATCAGCGGATATTTATATTCGCGACTACGGAATGACTGAGCAGCAATACGCCGTGTTTTTCGGATTAAACGCCATAGGATTCATGGTCGGATCCTTTACCTGTTCGCGCCTTTGTGTGGGCTATTCATCCATGGCTATCCTGAAAGTTTCACTTTCCGGGGTTTTACTGGCAAGTCTCGGTATTCTGTTTTCAAGCGGTTCGGTGTACACATTTGCCGTGCCTATGCTCCTGATGACTTTTTCCATCGGAGTCAGCAGACCGATCAGTAATCATATGATCCTTGAGACTGTGGACAAGGATATCGGCGTGGCTTCGGCTCTGCTTACCTTTTCGTATTTTATTCTGGGAGCGGCAGCGATGCAGTTTATCTCTTTTGGCTGGGCATCAAAGATTCATATGATCGGCAGGATGGGGGTTATCAGCGGGGCGATTCCATTGCTTTCACTTTTCTGGATGGGCCGCAGGGCAAGAGCTTAA
- a CDS encoding DUF523 and DUF1722 domain-containing protein, with translation MSDAQAGKIRLGIAKCLLGENVRYDGTHKLDRYLKDILGPYVEWVPVCPEVECGMGIPREAVRLVGNPENPRLVGRNSGEDWTARMQEWGKTKLALLEKENLCGFIFKHGSPSNAMGRMKVFGDDGRMFYTGTGIWARMVMDHFPHLPCEDDGRLHDDGIRENFINRIFIFKRWREMIAAGISPASLVEFHTNHKMLILAHNEVIYRQMGKLVATAGSAGLNEVATQYSELLTKALTYRPTVKKHVNVLTHALGYFKKDISAEEKQEMLALIERFHNKLIPLIVPVTMLNHYVRKYDKEYLRKQFYLNPYPAELMLRNHV, from the coding sequence ATGAGCGATGCGCAGGCAGGTAAAATCCGGTTGGGAATAGCCAAATGCCTTTTGGGGGAAAATGTTCGTTATGACGGAACCCATAAACTGGATCGTTACCTTAAAGATATATTGGGCCCTTACGTAGAATGGGTTCCGGTATGTCCTGAAGTTGAATGCGGAATGGGAATACCACGCGAGGCCGTTCGGCTGGTCGGAAACCCTGAAAATCCGAGGCTGGTGGGCCGCAATTCAGGAGAGGACTGGACCGCGCGAATGCAAGAGTGGGGAAAAACGAAACTGGCCTTGCTGGAAAAGGAAAATCTGTGCGGTTTTATTTTCAAGCACGGTTCGCCGTCGAACGCTATGGGCCGGATGAAGGTCTTCGGTGATGACGGGCGGATGTTTTATACCGGTACCGGAATCTGGGCCCGTATGGTCATGGATCACTTTCCGCATCTGCCCTGCGAGGACGACGGCCGGTTGCACGATGACGGAATTCGCGAGAATTTCATCAACCGCATTTTCATTTTCAAGCGTTGGCGTGAGATGATAGCTGCAGGGATTTCTCCGGCAAGTCTTGTTGAATTCCATACCAACCATAAAATGTTGATTCTTGCCCATAATGAAGTCATTTACCGTCAAATGGGTAAGCTGGTTGCGACTGCCGGAAGCGCAGGCTTAAATGAAGTTGCTACGCAATATTCAGAACTGTTGACCAAGGCATTAACCTACAGGCCGACAGTTAAAAAACATGTAAATGTGCTGACCCATGCTCTGGGATACTTTAAAAAGGATATTTCAGCTGAAGAAAAGCAGGAAATGCTGGCGCTTATTGAGCGTTTTCATAACAAGCTTATTCCCTTGATTGTTCCTGTAACCATGCTCAATCATTATGTTCGCAAATATGATAAAGAGTATTTGCGGAAACAGTTTTATCTTAACCCGTATCCTGCGGAATTAATGTTGAGGAATCATGTCTGA
- a CDS encoding tetratricopeptide repeat protein, which produces MLEELRYGIFSNNSTHISNDRLTLVGLGASNIYVYSKWDKAVDALQNGDIDVALVDESINNSSGAECVKELRRHATRSLPMIMVTEDKRKESVLNSIAAGVGGYVLRPYSMETLKRHLFAAYMSASPDEIEQELLNSSWDLVANGSFDEAIDSFSEIIEEVAEADKNPAEEYFDKGLNFLSQEKFGKAIIAFNKAIALNEMYAEAYKGMADAYKGKGDMDSYQDYLTKAADIYAVQDNLDNVKELFIEIIQNEPDAVNPFNRLGVKLRKDGDYQGAIRAYHQACTFTPNDANLYYNMARAYTYAKDFESALNYTELSLRLDSSLEPSKSLHSQIVKMLEKQRKEAPEQEERPKVTIDDEFEE; this is translated from the coding sequence ATGCTTGAAGAGCTGCGATACGGTATTTTTTCCAATAATTCTACACACATCTCTAACGACAGACTGACTTTGGTCGGGTTAGGTGCGTCTAATATATATGTTTATTCCAAATGGGATAAAGCTGTAGACGCATTACAAAACGGAGATATCGACGTAGCACTGGTAGATGAATCAATTAATAATTCTTCAGGTGCGGAGTGCGTAAAGGAATTGCGTCGGCACGCCACGCGCTCACTTCCAATGATCATGGTCACTGAAGATAAACGTAAAGAATCCGTTCTTAACTCTATCGCTGCCGGCGTCGGTGGTTATGTCCTGCGCCCTTACAGCATGGAAACGCTCAAGCGACATCTTTTCGCTGCGTATATGAGCGCCTCTCCGGACGAGATAGAACAGGAACTGCTTAACTCTTCATGGGACCTTGTCGCCAACGGCAGTTTTGATGAAGCCATCGACAGCTTTTCCGAAATCATTGAAGAAGTTGCTGAAGCGGATAAGAATCCCGCAGAAGAATATTTCGATAAGGGCCTTAATTTTCTATCACAGGAAAAATTCGGCAAGGCCATCATTGCCTTCAACAAAGCTATCGCCCTTAATGAGATGTACGCCGAAGCATATAAAGGCATGGCTGATGCTTACAAAGGCAAAGGAGATATGGACAGCTATCAGGATTACCTGACCAAAGCTGCCGACATATATGCTGTGCAGGACAACCTTGATAACGTTAAGGAATTGTTCATTGAAATCATCCAGAACGAACCTGATGCCGTAAACCCCTTCAACCGGCTTGGAGTCAAGCTGAGAAAGGACGGCGATTATCAGGGAGCCATCAGAGCCTATCATCAGGCCTGCACCTTCACTCCAAACGACGCCAATCTTTATTACAACATGGCCCGTGCGTACACTTACGCCAAAGACTTTGAAAGCGCTTTAAACTACACAGAACTCAGCTTGCGCCTCGATTCCAGCCTTGAACCGTCAAAGTCGCTTCATAGTCAGATTGTGAAAATGCTTGAAAAACAGCGCAAAGAGGCCCCTGAGCAGGAAGAGAGGCCCAAAGTCACAATTGATGACGAATTTGAGGAATAA
- a CDS encoding ATP-binding protein: MKEQLNRSKVELKKARRQAIDAEINIKALLDANTQSILLLEKDGSVIHVNRTVADILNTTPEKLVGEKVFNYFSPELRDSRLKQFQKVIETGKPVKFQDERDGRTILQSQYPIFENNEVSRVAIYAEDITNIIEKEKELKKSRRLQSVLLQIISQPSQTGTLDDLMTSIHDIMFKELKAKNFFIALIDREQEKLNFTYCVDQEINNYPPVENLYSGSQTRISMLPILKNKIVRLTGDEIKASIANGQLDIVGRIPAIWIGVPLRIRNTPIGALVIHDYDDPEAFSDDDVRLFSACSEQIAHAIERKKFDTAIKESEELYRAFFEDNHSVMFIVDPETGKIEDATNAAAKFYGYAREELKTKTVYDLNQLPRKKVTSRMKKAGQTDSACFIFQHSLANGEIRDVEVFSGPFHFKGKTRIISIIHDITQRLKNEMELSKAKESAIQANKTKDEFLANISHEIRTPLNGVMGMLQVMSADDLKPEHQECINVALQSSRNLLRVLDDILDLSKVAVGTLELYEEPFCLKNLLAESVELFRLQADAKGIDLSYSISPEVEEYYLGDEGRMRQIIFNLMGNSIKFTDKGSVSIKVDAGFKPTEDKQNLSFTVTDTGVGIPENYLESVFESFTQVDGSLSRKYKGVGLGLSIVKRLVDLMGGSIKIKSAVGVGTAISFSLTFKISEPIEEDQNIVSEIQTSCSKLTVMLVEDEQVNRMMARKLLRRMGHNVICANNGAQCLEMLIDNHEIDAILMDIQMPVMDGLEATRTIRTSQNFIKVRNVPIIALSAHASKESRYSALAAGVNDYLCKPFEMTELKKILAGSVYSG, from the coding sequence ATGAAAGAACAGCTGAACAGATCAAAGGTCGAACTAAAAAAAGCCCGTCGACAGGCAATTGATGCTGAAATAAACATCAAAGCTCTCCTTGATGCCAACACCCAGTCTATCCTCCTTCTTGAAAAGGATGGTTCGGTCATCCATGTCAACCGTACCGTAGCGGATATTTTAAATACAACCCCTGAAAAGCTGGTTGGGGAAAAGGTTTTCAACTACTTTTCTCCGGAATTGAGGGACTCACGCCTTAAACAATTTCAAAAAGTAATCGAAACCGGAAAGCCGGTTAAATTTCAGGATGAGAGAGACGGCAGAACCATCCTCCAATCACAATACCCCATCTTTGAAAATAATGAAGTCAGCCGGGTTGCCATATACGCAGAAGACATCACAAACATAATTGAAAAAGAAAAGGAACTTAAGAAAAGCAGACGTCTGCAGTCCGTACTCCTTCAAATCATAAGCCAGCCCAGCCAGACTGGAACCTTGGACGATTTGATGACTTCGATACACGATATCATGTTCAAGGAGCTGAAAGCCAAAAATTTCTTTATCGCACTGATTGACCGGGAACAGGAAAAACTTAATTTCACATATTGTGTTGATCAGGAAATCAACAATTACCCGCCAGTTGAAAATCTATATTCCGGCTCTCAAACCAGAATAAGCATGCTGCCCATCCTGAAAAACAAAATAGTCCGCCTGACCGGGGATGAAATAAAGGCTTCCATCGCGAACGGGCAGCTTGATATCGTGGGACGGATTCCCGCTATCTGGATCGGAGTTCCCCTGCGCATCCGCAACACCCCTATCGGAGCGCTTGTTATTCATGATTACGATGATCCCGAAGCTTTTTCAGATGATGACGTGCGGCTTTTTTCCGCCTGCTCTGAGCAAATAGCCCATGCCATTGAACGCAAAAAATTCGATACGGCCATAAAGGAAAGTGAGGAACTCTACAGAGCTTTTTTCGAGGATAATCATTCAGTAATGTTTATCGTTGACCCGGAAACAGGCAAGATTGAAGATGCGACCAATGCGGCGGCAAAATTTTACGGATACGCACGAGAGGAACTCAAAACAAAGACAGTCTACGACCTAAACCAATTGCCCAGGAAAAAAGTCACATCCAGAATGAAAAAGGCCGGGCAAACCGATTCTGCCTGCTTTATTTTTCAGCACAGCCTGGCCAATGGAGAAATAAGGGATGTTGAAGTCTTTTCCGGTCCCTTTCATTTCAAAGGCAAAACACGCATAATTTCAATAATCCACGATATCACCCAGCGGCTAAAGAATGAAATGGAGCTTTCCAAAGCCAAAGAATCCGCAATACAAGCCAATAAAACTAAAGACGAATTTCTAGCCAATATCAGCCATGAGATAAGGACTCCGCTAAATGGAGTCATGGGCATGCTGCAGGTAATGAGTGCTGATGACTTGAAGCCAGAGCACCAAGAATGCATAAACGTGGCCCTGCAATCCTCGCGAAACCTGCTGCGCGTGCTTGATGATATACTGGATCTTTCCAAAGTCGCAGTAGGCACCCTCGAACTCTACGAGGAACCTTTCTGCTTAAAGAATCTCCTTGCGGAAAGCGTGGAACTTTTCAGGCTTCAGGCGGACGCCAAGGGTATCGACCTATCATATTCCATTAGTCCCGAGGTGGAAGAATATTATCTGGGCGATGAAGGCCGCATGCGGCAAATTATTTTTAACCTGATGGGCAATTCCATAAAATTTACGGATAAAGGTTCGGTTTCGATAAAAGTGGATGCCGGCTTTAAGCCCACAGAAGACAAACAGAATCTGTCCTTCACTGTCACTGATACAGGAGTGGGCATACCGGAGAATTATCTCGAAAGCGTTTTTGAATCCTTTACACAGGTGGACGGTTCCCTTTCGCGTAAATACAAAGGAGTCGGTCTGGGATTATCTATCGTAAAAAGGCTTGTAGATCTGATGGGTGGTTCCATCAAAATTAAAAGCGCCGTGGGAGTGGGTACTGCGATCAGTTTTTCACTGACCTTCAAAATATCTGAACCAATCGAAGAAGATCAAAATATTGTATCAGAAATTCAAACCTCTTGTTCAAAACTAACTGTCATGCTTGTAGAAGATGAACAGGTTAATAGAATGATGGCCCGCAAGCTGCTTAGACGGATGGGCCATAATGTCATCTGTGCGAACAACGGAGCCCAGTGCCTCGAAATGCTGATTGATAACCACGAAATAGATGCTATTCTCATGGATATACAGATGCCCGTAATGGACGGCCTTGAAGCCACCCGTACCATCCGCACTTCACAGAATTTCATAAAAGTGCGCAATGTTCCCATCATCGCCCTCTCCGCTCACGCCAGCAAGGAAAGCAGATATTCGGCTCTGGCTGCCGGAGTGAATGACTATCTGTGTAAACCCTTTGAGATGACCGAACTGAAAAAGATACTGGCCGGATCAGTTTATTCAGGCTAG
- a CDS encoding bacteriohemerythrin: MNISTRLKFSVLVLGFVPAIIGLILMAFCPEFTLGSLFFNIVISGVAVSLLLTAFIVYSISRNVISPIQNLRDFAVDVQKGKVTNECSLTYMYELEELKLALCSMVASLAEANQKAESMSKDAKRKAEETDEALRGSQVKEAETRQLIDSMRKVAHKAGNSSERIFSDINDLTTRIEKVGEGVEIQRDRMTETATAMEEMNATVAEVARNASLAAGNAEQSRDNAATGARGVHASVEAIKKVEGEVLSLKQTMSQLGERAENIDRVINVINDIADQTNLLALNAAIEAARAGEAGRGFAVVADEVRKLAEKTMDATKEVGEAITDIQQHAQTNVASVDRAAEDITAGTEKAVESGKYMQEIVTIIEATSEQVESIATASEQQSATSDEINFAVSDVTRVAQETAAEMDEARQILIEVSSLVQELDSLIGGMSDGNLDSASGDELVTWSDKAFSVNVRAIDVQHKKLVGMINGLHKAMRQRASDRVMKQLVEELKNYTVDHFTTEEKLFDRIGYPQTPEHKKLHEEFVNQVLEFESALISGKAKVTMDVMRFLKDWLVEHIQGEDRKYSPFMNSHGIR, from the coding sequence ATGAATATTTCTACCCGTCTTAAATTTTCGGTGCTTGTTCTCGGCTTTGTTCCCGCAATTATCGGCCTGATTCTGATGGCTTTCTGCCCGGAATTTACACTGGGATCTTTATTTTTCAATATAGTTATCAGCGGTGTTGCAGTGAGTTTGCTGCTGACCGCATTTATCGTTTACAGCATCAGCCGTAACGTTATTTCACCTATTCAGAATTTGAGAGATTTTGCTGTAGATGTCCAGAAAGGTAAGGTCACAAACGAATGCTCCCTTACTTATATGTATGAGCTGGAAGAGCTTAAGCTCGCCCTTTGTTCTATGGTGGCAAGTCTGGCTGAGGCCAACCAAAAGGCTGAGTCCATGAGTAAAGATGCTAAGCGTAAGGCTGAGGAAACTGATGAAGCTCTGCGGGGCAGTCAGGTAAAGGAAGCCGAAACAAGACAGCTTATCGATTCCATGCGTAAGGTGGCCCATAAGGCCGGTAATTCTTCCGAACGTATTTTTTCTGATATTAATGACCTCACTACACGAATTGAGAAAGTCGGCGAGGGAGTTGAAATTCAGCGTGACCGGATGACCGAGACGGCAACCGCGATGGAAGAAATGAACGCAACTGTTGCCGAGGTCGCTCGCAATGCCTCTCTTGCCGCAGGGAATGCGGAGCAGTCACGCGATAACGCAGCAACCGGTGCGCGCGGTGTTCATGCTTCAGTTGAAGCTATTAAGAAGGTTGAAGGGGAGGTCCTTTCTCTTAAACAAACCATGAGTCAGCTTGGTGAACGGGCTGAGAATATCGACCGGGTCATTAACGTGATTAATGACATCGCGGACCAGACCAACCTGCTGGCACTGAACGCAGCCATTGAGGCAGCAAGAGCCGGGGAGGCCGGACGCGGATTCGCTGTTGTAGCTGATGAAGTCCGTAAGCTGGCCGAGAAAACCATGGACGCCACCAAGGAAGTTGGCGAAGCCATTACCGATATTCAGCAGCATGCCCAGACCAACGTTGCCTCTGTAGACCGCGCAGCGGAAGATATAACAGCTGGTACCGAGAAAGCGGTGGAATCCGGTAAGTACATGCAGGAAATAGTTACTATCATTGAAGCCACATCCGAGCAGGTTGAATCCATAGCCACAGCCTCAGAGCAGCAATCCGCCACCAGTGATGAGATTAACTTTGCGGTATCTGATGTAACCCGCGTAGCGCAGGAAACAGCAGCGGAGATGGACGAAGCGCGCCAGATACTGATTGAGGTTTCAAGCCTTGTTCAGGAACTGGATTCGCTTATCGGCGGAATGTCCGACGGTAACCTTGATTCGGCTTCCGGTGATGAGCTGGTCACTTGGAGCGATAAAGCTTTTTCCGTGAATGTCCGGGCTATTGACGTGCAGCACAAAAAATTGGTGGGCATGATCAACGGCTTACACAAAGCCATGCGTCAGCGTGCTTCCGATAGAGTGATGAAGCAGCTTGTGGAAGAATTGAAGAACTACACTGTGGATCACTTCACGACCGAAGAAAAACTTTTTGACCGCATCGGCTATCCGCAGACTCCCGAGCATAAGAAATTGCACGAGGAGTTTGTAAATCAGGTCCTTGAATTTGAGTCCGCGCTGATCAGCGGCAAGGCCAAAGTAACAATGGATGTGATGAGATTTTTGAAAGATTGGCTGGTAGAGCATATTCAGGGCGAGGATCGCAAATACAGCCCTTTCATGAACAGTCACGGGATAAGGTAA
- a CDS encoding putative quinol monooxygenase: MLIVTAKIHAAEGKEQELETVLRELVKDTAKEEGSVEYRLHRVVDTPGTFRFIEKFKDQDAFDVHSNSEHFKKFVSKVEDLTAGEGEFERLELLDSIPE, from the coding sequence ATGCTAATCGTAACCGCTAAAATTCATGCCGCAGAAGGAAAAGAGCAGGAACTTGAAACCGTCTTGCGCGAGCTGGTCAAAGACACCGCCAAAGAAGAGGGATCAGTCGAATACAGGCTGCACCGCGTTGTGGACACTCCCGGTACATTCAGATTTATTGAAAAATTTAAGGATCAGGACGCATTCGACGTTCATTCCAATTCCGAGCATTTTAAAAAATTCGTCTCAAAAGTCGAAGACCTTACCGCAGGGGAAGGAGAATTTGAAAGACTGGAATTACTAGATTCCATTCCGGAATAA
- a CDS encoding ion channel, with the protein MFFIIYDASGRHCYVFLKMLKDIMKKGTYFLWAGLVVYLLTILLIYYFESACESSNIKTLFDAFWYSLVTLTTVGYGDLYPTSIAGKIISMVMVLGSIGILGYFIGRLTEHIQVLAERRKMGFDGTGFTNHVVIVGWNEFSEDVVTQLVHAGKKVCIVTDNKDHIEFIYDSFSREQVFVIFSDMNCRECLKKANAAEAVSLMPNLGDDTKNLVFVLNAKKYHPHLSFVATIDNSELKETFTSAGVSFTICRNDISSKIVASYIFEPSVALFNEDILSSASENKDYDVQQYYIKEGSKFDGVSYGDIFNDLRESFNVLAIGVSQKREQGQELNKLPPFSLQVRAGDYLIVLTSGRSVNQLNEVFGCTEGLYYAEHL; encoded by the coding sequence ATTTTTTTTATTATTTACGATGCCAGCGGGCGGCATTGTTATGTATTTCTTAAAATGCTAAAAGACATCATGAAGAAGGGTACATATTTTTTATGGGCGGGATTGGTTGTCTATCTGCTGACCATTCTGCTTATCTATTATTTTGAATCAGCCTGCGAGAGCTCCAATATTAAGACTCTCTTTGATGCCTTCTGGTATTCGCTGGTTACCCTGACCACAGTGGGTTACGGGGATCTTTACCCTACTTCTATTGCCGGGAAAATAATTTCCATGGTCATGGTGCTGGGCAGTATCGGGATACTCGGTTATTTCATCGGTAGGCTTACCGAACACATTCAGGTTTTGGCGGAGAGACGTAAAATGGGTTTTGACGGAACGGGTTTTACCAACCACGTGGTTATTGTGGGCTGGAACGAATTTTCAGAGGATGTTGTAACCCAGTTGGTCCATGCCGGGAAAAAAGTCTGTATTGTTACCGATAACAAAGATCATATTGAATTTATTTACGACAGTTTTTCGCGTGAGCAGGTCTTTGTTATTTTTTCCGATATGAACTGCCGTGAATGCCTGAAAAAGGCCAATGCGGCAGAAGCAGTCTCCCTCATGCCCAACCTCGGTGATGACACGAAGAATCTTGTGTTTGTACTCAACGCTAAGAAATATCATCCTCACCTTTCTTTTGTTGCCACTATTGATAATTCCGAGTTGAAGGAAACATTCACCAGCGCCGGGGTCAGCTTCACCATCTGCCGGAATGACATATCATCCAAAATTGTAGCCAGCTATATATTTGAACCCAGTGTTGCCCTCTTTAATGAAGATATCCTTTCATCCGCTTCGGAGAATAAGGATTATGATGTGCAGCAGTATTACATCAAGGAAGGCAGCAAATTTGACGGTGTGAGCTATGGAGATATTTTTAACGACCTGCGTGAGTCTTTCAATGTGCTCGCGATAGGTGTCAGCCAGAAAAGAGAGCAGGGGCAGGAATTGAACAAGTTGCCGCCTTTTTCTTTACAGGTGCGGGCTGGAGACTACCTGATCGTTCTTACTTCCGGGCGGAGTGTGAATCAGCTGAACGAAGTCTTCGGCTGTACCGAAGGTCTTTATTATGCCGAACATCTGTAA
- a CDS encoding pancreas/duodenum homeobox protein 1: MTQYADIFNQEMMNTLFPKDRADQFFEALFGDAEEGSYDISLAYTGANENTIHFELQLHERPGCCLACNLTYGLPQVFSRHPIINIQGVAQKISAAVGKPDNVSWELGVTQQKSKELHVIPLVISLS, encoded by the coding sequence ATGACTCAATATGCTGATATTTTTAATCAGGAAATGATGAATACCCTCTTTCCAAAAGACAGAGCGGACCAGTTCTTTGAAGCCCTTTTCGGGGATGCGGAAGAAGGCAGCTATGACATTTCACTGGCTTATACCGGAGCCAACGAAAACACTATCCACTTTGAACTTCAACTCCACGAGCGTCCGGGCTGCTGTCTGGCTTGCAACCTTACCTATGGCCTGCCGCAGGTTTTCTCCCGCCACCCGATCATTAATATACAGGGTGTAGCGCAAAAGATAAGCGCAGCTGTCGGCAAACCTGATAATGTAAGCTGGGAATTAGGCGTAACACAGCAGAAAAGCAAAGAACTACATGTGATTCCTCTTGTGATCAGTCTGAGTTAG